One region of Diabrotica undecimpunctata isolate CICGRU chromosome 6, icDiaUnde3, whole genome shotgun sequence genomic DNA includes:
- the LOC140443462 gene encoding inactive peptidyl-prolyl cis-trans isomerase shutdown-like, with translation MPIIKEPVNLKALMEGGYEFTVNNDEAVEEDLEEEREYKNNLLKFMNMQVTGDFQDEDSYVQGQPFEVISSKMKNLTDDGAVKKKVIREGYGAKPQDSEMVRVQYNAYIEYNAEPFDSTYARNRPHQFLINCGEVIIGLDIAVQSMQVNEKSQFLIQPKFAYGALGCLQRVPPDTEVLFEIELLEIVNIGAAKRFESLPQEEQNNFTFVYEYCLALCAKGKDIYSRNIKGAIREYNMAVSKLEMCQLDTYEDQVKQQELLLKLYSNLLVACTKTEDYKKACINFNRINELVKGTDLKISAKMYYNSAKCLRMLGEYHLSKRRLNEALKLEPKNKEILQELVELENSFKQYKEKESQVAKAFISGAKV, from the exons ATGCCTATTATAAAGGAACCAGTTAATCTGAA ggcCTTAATGGAAGGTGGGTATGAATTTACAGTCAATAATGATGAAGCTGTAGAAGAGGATCTTGAAGAGGAACGTGAATATAAGAACAACTTGTTAAAATTTATGAACATGCAAGTAACAGGAGATTTTCAGGATGAGGATTCATATGTTCAAGGTCAGCCATTTGAAGTCATATCCTCTAAAATGAAGAATCTGACCGATGAtggggcagttaaaaagaaagtgATTCGGGAAGGATATGGAGCGAAACCACAGGATTCTGAAATGGTTCGTGTGCAGTATAATGCCTACATAGAATACAATGCAGAACCTTTTGATTCTACTTATGCCAGAAACAGACCTCATCAGTTTCTTATAAACTGTGGTGAAGTCATTATTGGATTAGACATAGCTGTGCAAAGTATGCAAGTTAATGAAAAATCACAATTTTTGATCCAACCAAAGTTTGCATATGGTGCCCTTGGTTGTCTTCAAAGAGTACCACCAGACACTGAGGTTTTATTTGAGATAGAACTTTTAGAAATTGTAAATATAGGTGCTGCAAAAAGATTTGAATCATTACCACAAGAAGAACAAAATAATTTCACTTTTGTTTATGAATATTGTTTGGCATTATGTGCTAAAGGTAAAGATATATATTCAAGAAATATCAAAGGTGCTATAAGGGAGTACAACATGGCTGTCTCAAAATTAGAAATGTGTCAATTAGACACTTACGAAGACCAAGTCAAACAACAGGAGTTATTGTTAAAGTTATACTCTAATTTACTGGTTGCTTGTACTAAAACTGAAGATTATAAAAAAGCGTGCATTAATTTTAACAGAATTAATGAATTGGTAAAAGGAACTGATCTAAAAATTTCTGCCAAAATGTACTACAATAGTGCTAAATGCTTAAGAATGTTGGGAGAATATCATTTATCCAAGAGAAGATTAAATGAAGCACTAAAATTAGAAcccaaaaataaagaaattttacagGAACTAGTTGAGTTGGAAAATTCGtttaaacaatataaagaaaaagaatcTCAAGTTGCCAAAGCTTTTATATCTGGTGCTAAAGTATAA